The Fusarium musae strain F31 chromosome 10, whole genome shotgun sequence DNA window AGCAACTGCATATTGTACAGCCATTATAGTCCGAGCGAAATACCACTTcatactattattactttatacaGAGCTTGAAGCTATATGTAACGAGGTTAGGTTATGATGCTACAAATCGCTCTCAATCGAAAGTAGTCGCCCTAAAGAGGAGTAGACGATCCAGCCTCTTCTAACATCTCGGCCAGTCGTAatgaaccttgatatatcttctttccttctctgGTCTGTTCAGCTGCATGATCATGGTTCCAGTCCACAATGACTGATACAACCCCCTTTAGTGTCGTGAGAAGCCCTTTGTAACCCAACCCGCCTTCGGAGACAGGCTTCCTAGCCTCAGCATCAGATGCTACCAAATGAGtgcagatggtgatgagccCAGGCTGAAGTGTTCTGAGATCGCCTTTAACCTCCGGGAGTACCCCTTTGAGGAATGGAAGGCGATGAGGAAGTAAGATGAACCATTCGACAATGTGTGTCATTAAAAGGATGACTAATGGTGGTACGATGACATTTTGAAAAGGGTGCATAGATAAGACTTCCACGGCGGAATAAACGTCTCCGAAAGCGATTGGCGGACCATCATCCGTGACCACAAATGGCTTACCAGCTTGAGTGcaatcttctttttctagTGCAGCTTCATGGTATAGATGCGCGACGGCTACGTTAGCGCCATGAACGAAATTCTGTACTATGTGCGGGATCCAACTATAAGAGCATTAGGAACGTCCGGAGATGATATTAGACGAGACTGACGTTTGATTTACATCTCTAGCCAGAAGATTGCCGATGAGATTATCCGAGGGATGACCATAGATACCATTCCCAGGTCGAATACATCCTGTGCGAAAAGACGGTCCATTTTCGGCACATACAAGACGTTCTGCAATGGCCTTCGAAACAGCGTAGTTGGCAAAGTATCCCTCGTGTTCTCGCAATGGCTTATCGAAGTCCTGGGTGTCTATGACCTGCCAATAGTGCTTCGGCTCTGCCCATGGTGCTACAAAGGCTTCGACGGGTCGGATGGATATCGAAGCTGACGATGTTGAGCTGAAGATATCGGCGCCAACTGCACGAGAAGCAGCCAATACATTCTTGGTTCCCTGTACATTGACGGCTTCGGTGAACTTGTAGAGATACTTGGACCTGGCTCCGGGTATGATGATAGCAGCTGTATGGAAGACAGTGAGTGGTAAAGATGCTATCTTCGGATCCCACGGCTTAGAAAAGGCATCGCCCACAGCAGCCTTGGAGGTAATGTCTGTCTGCACAAAGTCCACTTGGGCGGCTAGACCTTGCCGAAGATCATCTCGCTCAGTCTCTCGGACATCGACAATTCGGATGCACCTAGGCGGCGTCCCACGAGCCAATAACTGGAGAACTATGTATCCACCGACAAGTCCTGGTACATCCGTCAGTACCAACTAATACTTGATGGACGGAGGAGACCTACCATTACCTCCCGTGACAATGTATCTTCTGTCAAGTTTGGGAGGTAATAGCCCATCAAAGTTTATTGGAGATTTTTCGAGGGCTTCGTAGGTTTGTCTCAGTAATTCTGGGGTCCAAGGCTTGCCCCTTAGTTGTCCAACCTGATGGGGCGTCTCTTTCAGCAACCTGTTAATGCGCCGAAGATAGAGGGTGAGAGCCACAAAAAACACGCCTAGTCCAagaaacaccaagaagagcGTACTAGCCATACCGATGGCATTTGTTGGTGCTAATAAGGAATGCGTCAAAGTAAAAAATTCACCACGCGCCGGAGACCCCCTTTTCGACGGGCGATCAGATGTAACAAGAGGCTTCTGCGACCTCA harbors:
- a CDS encoding hypothetical protein (EggNog:ENOG41), with protein sequence MASTLFLVFLGLGVFFVALTLYLRRINRLLKETPHQVGQLRGKPWTPELLRQTYEALEKSPINFDGLLPPKLDRRYIVTGGNGLVGGYIVLQLLARGTPPRCIRIVDVRETERDDLRQGLAAQVDFVQTDITSKAAVGDAFSKPWDPKIASLPLTVFHTAAIIIPGARSKYLYKFTEAVNVQGTKNVLAASRAVGADIFSSTSSASISIRPVEAFVAPWAEPKHYWQVIDTQDFDKPLREHEGYFANYAVSKAIAERLVCAENGPSFRTGCIRPGNGIYGHPSDNLIGNLLARDVNQTWIPHIVQNFVHGANVAVAHLYHEAALEKEDCTQAGKPFVVTDDGPPIAFGDVYSAVEVLSMHPFQNVIVPPLVILLMTHIVEWFILLPHRLPFLKGVLPEVKGDLRTLQPGLITICTHLVASDAEARKPVSEGGLGYKGLLTTLKGVVSVIVDWNHDHAAEQTREGKKIYQGSLRLAEMLEEAGSSTPL